The Moorena producens PAL-8-15-08-1 genomic interval CTAGGAGTGTAGGTGTGTTATACTGCCGCAATTTTTCATGAAAATTCCCAAAATACTATCCCTATGTGCTGTATTTCTACTTAGTTTAGTCCTAGCTATTAGCTGCAACCAGTCACCAAACACCAAACCCTCAGATACCTCCCAAGCCGTTAAAGATTCTACTCCCATTGTTATGGGATACAGCAGTTGGCCTGGTTGGTGGCCGTGGTACATTGCGGAAAAAGAAGGTTTATTTGAAGCCAATGGCCTTAATGTACAACTAAAATGGTTTGATGGCTACCTGGAATCCATGGAAGCTTTAGCAGCAGGAAAACTGGATGCTAATTGCCAAACCCTTAATGATACGATATCTTTTGCTGCTGATGCTATTAATGGTGAAGTAGCGGTACTGGTCAATGATAACTCTGCTGGCAATGACAAAATTATTGTCACAGCAGAAATTAATTCCGTGAAAGATTTGAAAGGAAAAAAGGTAGCAATAGAAGAGGGAGTTGTAGATGACTTCTTGCTTAGCTTAGCCCTAGAAGAAGAGGGAATGTCCAGAAAAGATGTGGAAATTGTACCCTTAGAAACTGGGGCAGCAGCAGCAGCATTTGCAGCAGGTAAAGTAGATGCCGTGGGTGCATTTCCTCCCTTTTGGCTCACTGCCCTAAAACGAAAGGGAAGTAAAGAATTAATTAGTTCCAAAGCATTTCCTGGGGCAATCCCTGACTTACTTGTAGTGACTCAAAAGCTGATTGAT includes:
- a CDS encoding ABC transporter substrate-binding protein; this encodes MKIPKILSLCAVFLLSLVLAISCNQSPNTKPSDTSQAVKDSTPIVMGYSSWPGWWPWYIAEKEGLFEANGLNVQLKWFDGYLESMEALAAGKLDANCQTLNDTISFAADAINGEVAVLVNDNSAGNDKIIVTAEINSVKDLKGKKVAIEEGVVDDFLLSLALEEEGMSRKDVEIVPLETGAAAAAFAAGKVDAVGAFPPFWLTALKRKGSKELISSKAFPGAIPDLLVVTQKLIDERPDQVQGLVNTWFDILEFIKNNPKKADELLAERANVSVEEFQQFKEGTRIFTLEENLEAFSPGDTMKHMPFAAKKMSQFMLDVGFIQKVPDLDKILDDQFVKAYAAGRS